ACTTTTGTAAGATTATATGGAATGCTTCAAAGGTTTCCTTTAAGTAAGTTTTTGAGGATCAAGATTTCGCAACATAATTATTGcactttctttttattcttcaaaagtaattttttaattcgcGGAAAGTATATCACATCCCAATACAAAACATCAAAATTCCTAGCTTTCTcgcttagagaaaaaaaaaaacgtccATATTTTCTCAGCTACCATCATCATTTTCCTTCACTGGATCTGTGCTCACAATCGGAAGATTTCTTCTGTACTGCGAGGACGTTAACCTCCTCTCCAGTGGCGTTTTTCTTTTACTCACAACAAACCTGTTTACACCCTTTCGCATTGGCATTATTGATGGGAAATCCTCATCAGGTATTTGACTCAGCTCTGAGATGTCCTTAATCTGGGCAACACGCCTGAACCACCTCTCTGCCTTGGCTTCCTCCGACATATCTAGAGGATCTGGTTCCTTCACTGCTGACCCCTCCAAGCTTTTTCCCATCCATCTCTctctaatattttcattttctgatTGTTGGGGAGAACTCGTAAAATTTGGTGTATCATTGGTATTTTCGTTCCGAGGGTACCCACTTCTGACATATGTCTCAGTCAAGTTCTCTGCAGCAGGTTTTTCGCTTAATATTTCTATACTAATGTTTTGATTTCCTCTCTCTTCAATATTATTCCCGTGAAGCACATTGGGTCTAGCATCATATGACTTCTCAAGATGATTCTTTGGCATGGCAGAAGCAGAAGTTTCTTCAGCAGCTTCGTTACTTGAAACTGTTCCATCTGGCAGTCGTTTGTCCTTTGGCATGGCAGAAGCAGAAGAGACTTCAGCACCTTCTTTGCTTGAATCTGTTCCCTCTGGCTGTGGTTTGTCCTTTTTAGCAAAGTAGTCAGATGGAAAGGGTACAAATGGTACAAAGTTAGTACTGCTAGCTTGCTCCATGGCCATACGTCTCTTGTAAGCTGGAGAAGTCAACGAGCGATCCTTCTTCTTGTTGACAACAAATCGGTTCTCTCCTTTACGCATTGGCATGATCTCAGGGAAGTCCTCGTCCGAAATTGCACTAGAGAGATCTGTAACATTATGCAGTTCTGCTACCCTCTTGAACCATCTCACGGATTTTTCAGCTTCTTGTTTCTCCTTATTCTTGTTCTCAATCTGGCTCATAGGGTTCTGAGACTGCTGTAAACTGCCTCCTGACTTGTCTGACTCATTGCTCCCAGAAGCATTGCTTGTCCACTCAAGAGTGTTTGAAGCAAGAGATTTCTGGTAGTCTCTCAATGGCTTCTCACTCCCCTGTGGTATTGCATTTTCAGGCTGGGCAAACATATCTGCGGGCAATGGCACGAATGGAACATAATTGGAATTGCTTCCACCAGGGGGGGCATACTGTGAAGAAGATGGACGTAATCCATCTGATCCAGGATTATGTCCAgcagttatatttttattgttagattCAGAAACAACAGGTGTGTGACCAAGAATCTTATCTAAACCCTGACTGATTGTCGAGTTTGGACCCACACTTCTTGAATCGTTGCCCTCGGGAGAGTCGTCACTACCTAAGTTTCTCTGGTATTTAGCATTGGCCAGCCTCCTCTCCAAAGGTGTCTTCCTCGTGCTCACTACAAATCTATTTACCCCTTTTCTCAGGGGCATTATTTCGGGAAAATCTTCATCCGCTATGGCACTGCTCATGTCAGAACTACTATCAAGCTGAGAAACCTTACTGAACCATCGTTTTGCCTTCTCTTCATTGGCAGCCAACCTGCTATCAATGTCAGCCTTATTGGTGTTTGTTCCATTTCCATACCCCACTCCTGATATGCTGTGGGCACTACCAACCAAGATTTCTCCAGTTCGCTTACAGTCGCACCTTAAACATACGCTGTTCCTCCCATAATTAAAGAAATCACATCTGAAAATGAAAAAGTCATGCTGAAGTTCACCCTTTTTCATTGGAATGGATCGACCAATCAACAAGGCAAAGGAAAAACGAAATAATGGGGCGATACTTACTGTGGACACTCCCACTCCCCACCAGTCAACTGTCTCTTTGGTCGTGTCTCCTCACATTCAAGGCATTTCATGTTTCTCGCAAAGTTCATGAAACTACACCTGCaagataaagataataaaagtaTTACTTATCCAAGAAGATGCCacataataatgaaaataactCAGATATATGTTTTCTCCATTGATTCCAGCCAAACACagtaaatcaaattataaaacaagCTTCTCAAATTCAAGAAACTTTTTAGGCCATAAAGAGGACTCTACCTCGGGCAAATCCAATCGCCTCTTTTCATTTCAACTGTTTGCCCAACATGACTCGGTGTTTGTCCAGATCTCTCAGGGGAGTGCTTTTGATGAGACCCAACAGTGTTTGACTGCGAGGAGCTGTAGCTCAGCTTGGCAAATTCGCTTAACAGATTCCGGACAGATATTTCAACAGTTTCTCTGTCACAGTTACTTTTTTCTGAAGAAACAGATCCGTTGCTGACATAACTCAGTATAAATTTCATCAAATCAACAGTGAGTGCTTTATTGGAATCTGATACCTATAGATTGGCAAACAATTGGAGAGCATGGAAAAGATTCACTTTAGTGATAGTAACTGTCAAATACTTGAACTAAAGTTCAAATATTAATGccaaaatctaaaattaaaacataattaaagagtgcaaaaaatttcaaattagtGTCTTTTAATGTGATAAGTAAAAATCATGACATATGTTCCAGACTTAACAtccattttaaatatatatatatatattttattagtaacATCCATTTTAAATCATCTAGACTAGACATCATAAATGCAGTCATGCATAGTTTCAGGCTTGAACTAAGTGGTTCAAATACTAGTTAATCACGCTTGTCATTCATTTCTCCTCTATTCCTCAGAAAAACTCCATATGTCTAGATATCAGCTCAAGTAGTCCTGGGCTTTCTAATTATATCGAGTTCGTGTCTATTTGTTTTCCCTCTTCCTCCTAGTCTGCCTTCTCTTGTATACATAttgctctctttttttttctttttcttttttaacaggCTTCTTTGTGCTTTTAAGAAAAATTGGCTGATTAtatcaaaaataaaacttatccaCCAGTCAAGATATTAGGGCTGGCCAACTTCGACCTCCGACTCCAACCAAAGTCGGAGACGAAGTTGAGCACCAACTCCGATCAGGAGCAGAATCGAACTCCGATAAGAGCTCCGGAGTCAAAGTCGGAGTCGAAGCTCTAGTTGGGAGGAGataaaccgagagagagagagagagagagagagagagagagagagagagagagagaagagagagtctataacaccccaatggaagatccaaaccacatgacctatacccaaaaagactagtcaattataaaattggagttccattgaaaccttataaagaacaagaatttcTGATTTTCAAGTAATGTGAAATCTCATACACTATCTACCCTTATtattatcatatggggtatcacaatttcCTCCCTTTAAATTCCTGACATCCTCATCAAACCAGTCCATCATAGGTGGCACTACTCAAGGTCCACATTTCTGGTTAGAATAGAGTTTGACACCAtttgtaatgccccaatggaagacccaaacAACATGTCCTATACTCCAATATGACTAATCAATGATATGATTCAAGtcttattataactttataaagagcaagaacttctcattcccaagcaacgTAAGATCCTATAAATCACCTACCTTtgtccttatcatatggggtatcacagagACTCCTGCAGAGGCACCTATTGAACCATATTCTAACATGAAGGAACATGAAAATAACAACAAATCATACTCTCCTATCGAGACACATATGaaaccagattaaaaaaagaaagaaacaaaggcATCTACGAGACCAGATTcaccaaaaaagaaaacccCAAAATCGATAAAGGCCGAATCGAAAATTGCAAAGAAGCCTCTTGGTGGTAAATTTTAGAActccagaaaagaaaaaggtggTCCACAGGCCTAGTGGAaattagggctgttcatccggccCGGCCCGGAACCCAGAAAACCAGATTTCCGGTTGCGGTTTTCGGCCCGGATAAAATCCGGGTCAGACTCCGCATTTGTAAAACCGGATACATCTGGCCCGGACCCGGTTATGAAACCCAGGTTCCGTTTTAgaacccggttaaccgggtttgtataaaagcttcaaaaaaaccctctctctctctaaagccTCGTCTCCCGAGTCCCGTGACCCCGTCTCCCAACTTCCcaagtcctctctctctctctctcgaacaCACGAAACCCTAGCCGCCCCGTAACCTCCTTCGTTCTTCATTCCCCAACTCCCCCACCAGTGACCACGATCTCTCTGTCGTCGAGCTTGAGCTTGGGATCCCGCGGTCTGAGAGTCTTCATTCTAGTGCCGATGCAGaaaaaccctctctctctccctctcgatAAGTCTCTCTCCCGATTTGTGAACAATGAATGTAAATGCGATAGATCTAGTGATTTGGTGAACTGGATCTCTCTGTGCTTGGATAGATCTAGTGATTTGCCGAATGGgagttttagggttttttttggggatttctctttttctatcttagtggggtttttttttttcgtttggttcttgttctttattgcttttttttccttacaatCTAAACAAATCTCAATAGATTTGAAGAGATTTTGCTTAGATCTGAGTCATTTTGGTTTCTGTTTCCTTACAATCTAAACAAAATCAAAGCAGTGTATGAAATGCTCGTTGGATatgatttaggatttttcacGAACAGCTGTATAAGCTTCAAGATTTATGATCCCCACAACCAAAAAGAGTACAACCATAACACTACTACTACATAAGGTAAAGGTTAATTAATGGAAAAGAGTTTTTGACATTTTTGggtttgtttcaaaattccaaCTTCTTATGTAAATTCacattctatattatatatataaatatatattacttactGTATTTCATGATATTTCAAAACCTTGGATCCTAGATGTTGTTTGTTAGGGGGGAAAATAATGGCATGAGGACTGTGTATTAATTGCTGCCTTCACATTTCTTAAGCATGCCATCCGAAAGTCGGTTTTCCTTTTTCCTATAGTGCATATGTATAATCAATTATAGTTGAAGATGGATAACCAGAACCAACTGATTTTTTATGATTGCAGTTGAGCTTAGTTGAGAAGTGACTTAGTCAATGCAAAGGTCTTTTAGGGTCCAAATTAGGTAAAATCCTCAATTGGGTGAGGCTATTTGCTTTACAGAGTGGTTGGACACTTGCATGCACCTCTGTTTTGAAACCCCATGGAAACTTGAATATTGATATGGATCCCACGAGAATATCGTGACATTGTACTTCATGTTGATCACGATccaattctttctttctcctcctccttcttcttttctgttTACTTTTTTccttcatacatacatacatacaaatcTCAAAGGATATGTTGTGGAATGTTTCATTCCTTTTACATTTCTTATACTCCTTTCTGTTCTATTCTTTACTGTATTGTAAAAACTTCTCATTATTTGATTCTATGTCTTCTTCAGTTCTTTATCTGGTAATGGGTAGAGAGAATCAATGAGTACTGCAATTGACTTGCCAtagatttttcttaaataaaaacatGTTGCTTAAGATACCAGCTTCTATGTTAAACAATGGTATCTACATAACTACATCAATTATAAGATGCATGCTTAATTAAGAAGTAGAAGTAGTTATGCTAATCATATCAAAAGTGGTggcttctctctgttttttttttttatgaactgCAGGTGGATGGCACAGATCAAAATGTGGGACTATTTTCATGATGATAGCAAATCAAAGCCCTTCCTCGATGATGTAGTAAAGTAGTTCATATTTGTTGTTGTGTATTggagtttaattaaaacaatgattgtgttttgttttgttctaagcaaatttgttcagacaatgtaatatctagtggatttttttttctttttttttacatgcatttagttaTAAAATTTCATTAGTTGTTTATAGCCTTTGCTATTCTTAACATAAATctagtttttcattttgatattttttatcattatggaCAATGAGAAATATAGAgttttatataacaaaattttttgcttttcaacattatttcttgaaaaagttgtaataaaatataggattaaaaaaaaaaaaaaaaccggatttaaacccggaacccggaatccgggtttttagAAACCCGGAATCATCCGGTTTTCGGCCCAAGTCTGACCCGGATTAATGCAGTctgggttccggcccggatttggaaTCCGGATTCCGATCCGGATATACCCGGGTTcccgggttggaacccggatgaacagtcctagtggaaacaaagaaagaataaGAAGCATGTATCGAAGGGCAAAATAGAAAGCAGCAATAGTGGAGAAGAGAttagaaaacaaaattctaGAGAAAAAGACAATGAGAAGAACATCATTAATGAAGAGCCAAAAGGAGAAGCCATCAGCCTGAAAATAACCAAGAGAAGATCACTGAGTTGGAAAAGCACAAACCAAAAGGGAGAAATGAAGGAAGGCATTTTATTCAAAAGGTAGTACCAAGAGTcaaaagaacaaacaaaaacatGATGGCACTAAACCTGTTGTGAACAGGTTGACATAACGACAgctctacttataaaaaataaaactaaaagaaaaggaaaacatgACAAAGAAGATTGGCACAAGGAGAACCAAAGCCGAAAGGAAACAAAGAAGTCAGTTCAAAAGTGCAGTGAAAAGAAGTCAGAGATCAAAAGTGTACAGAGAGGAGATTGATGGGTTTAACTATTAAAGCAGATAGAGGAAAAAAGACAATCCAAATATCGTTCACCGAGTCAATAGACACAACCCTGCACTTGTCattgtttaaattattaaatatgttatcaTTTTCAGAATTATTTGTTGGAGTCGGAGTTCAAAACTCCAAGCCGAGATCAGCTACGGCTACAACTCCGACCATTTTTTTGGGACTAACTCCGAACTCCAAATTCTTATTTTTCCAACTCTGCTGAAGTCAAAGTCAAAGCGGGCGTTGGTCAGAGTTGGAGCAACTAGAAGTTTTGCTCACCCCTACAAGATATCATATAGTTGGTTTAAAATTGAATCCTTCATCACAACAtatagaagtttggaaaatgtTTATCTCTCATAGCTACCTCACTCTCAAACATGGTGAGAATTCATACATCATTCATTGAtgttcaacaatatatatactacatacaATTGACAATTATACCCTCACAAGTTACACTAATTACAACCATGTCCTCTAACACTCCACAAGCTggggcatatatatcatataaacacAGCTTGGAACACATAAGCTTTAATGTACCATAACACAATGACTTCGTAAACATTTCTACGAGTTGAacaaaaaattcagaaaatatgtagaaatgtcaccacttagtaacttatctcgaatgaagtgaTAATCAATCTAtgtgtttagtcctctcatggaaCACAAGATTAGAGACAATATACACTGCAACttaattatcacaaaataacttAAGAGGATAGGAGTTGGAAACTTAtctcttgaagaaaatgttgcAACTATGTCAGCTCACTAGTAGTGAAAGTCATTGCCCTATATTCAACTTCTACACCAAACTGAGCTACTACTATTTGTTTCTTACCCTTCCATATAACCAAGTTACCTCCCACAAAAGAACAATATCCAGTATTAGATCTTCTACCTGAAGGAAATCCTGCCCAGTCAGAATCTGAAAAGGCTTCAACCCTAAAATATCCATTTGATCGATACAACAATCCAAGGCTAGGAGCTCGCTTAAGATAACAAAAAACATGAATTACAACATCTTAATGCGAGACCCTAGGCATTTGTAAAAATTGACTCACtacactcactgcataagaAATGCGTCTAGTCTAGTGATAGTGAGATAATTCAATTTCCCAACAAGTCTTCGATACTCTTACTTGGATCTCTATACAACTCCCCTTCCTCTTTCAAGAGTTTATGATTTGGGTCCATAGGAGTGTCAAGAGGTCATGCAACCAACATGCAAGTTTCTTCCAGAAAGTTAAGTACATATTTTCTCTAAGATAGGTTAATACCCTTTTTAGATCCACTGACTTCAATTCCACAAAAATATCTAAGCTTGCCCAAGTCTTTTGTCTGAAATTGATCATGTAAAAACTATTTCAACCTAGCAATTCCAGCACAGTCACTCCcagtaattacaatatcatccacGTATGCAACCAACAAAATGTGACCTGCATCACTCTGTAGGTGAGATACCAAATGGTCTATTTGGCATCTATGAAAACCAAATGTTAATACATAATCAAAAAACCTCCCAAATCATGTTtgaggagattgtttcaaacgatataatacttttttttaactttcatacaGTACCTCGATACTCCCCCTGAGCAACAAACTCAGGTGATTGCTCCATATAGACTTCTTCATATAAGTCGCCATGTAGAAATGCATTTTTAACCTCCACTAAAATAAGGGCCAATCTAAATTAGCAGCAATATCATAATCAATGCATATGTTTTAGTGAAACTCTTAGCAACCAAGCAGGCTTTTAGACGTTCCAAAGAACCATCAAGATTGGACTTGATTGTATATACCCCCATTTGCAACCAACAGGCTATTTACCAAGTGGTAGTGGAACAAGATCCTATGTCCCATTcatctatttcatttttcataattgTCCTCTATTCTAGATTGGATAAAGTATCCCAAACTGTCTTAggaacaaaaaaatttgaaagttgagAATTAAAACGAGAATAAAGGAGATAAGGCGTGATATGAGACAAATTGGCTAATCGAATATTAAGTAACACAACATCGTGTACCTTTGCGGGAGAGAAATATGCGAAGAGTTTGAAATACTAGGTAACACAGGATCTGAAAATGGAGACACTGTTGGTGGAGGCATGGGAGCTGGCGGCCACAAGCGACACGAGTAAACATGTAAAGGAACTTTGTAATTATACTTtatagtatctatatatatatataccttgcttgtttagaaaaaaaaaaaaaaaaaaacaacatgtAAAGGAACAAGGGGAGGCACTGAAGGAGGTTGGGTGAGGTTGGAGGAGAAAGTGTAAGAGTAGGTAATGGTAAAGGTTCACACTCAACACTCGAAGATGTGTTCGAGAAATAGGGTATGGACTCAAAAGGTAATATCAGCACTCATGAAGTAGCATTTAAGAACAAGAATATAGCAGCAATATCCTTTGAGTTTGAGAATAACCAACAAACAGACACTTGGTATAACGTGGATCAAGCTTATCAAAGCCGAAACCAAGGTTATGAACATAGCAAACACTCAAAAATTTTTGGAGAGAAAATGGCATAGATGAAGGGAACAAGATAGAGAAGGGAGAGGAACAATCAAGGATTGATAAAGGCATATAGTTAATAAGGTGACAAGCAATAAAAACACCATTACTCCAAAATCGTTTAGGAACATGCACATGTAGTAAAAGTGCTTGGGTTACATCCAAcaaatgatatttttgtatTCAATCACCCCATTCTATTGGGGTGTATAAGAACATGAAGTTTGATAAATAATTCCTTTATTACTTAAATAGCAAAGGCACTATATTGATATTCTCTAATATTATCAAAAcgcaaaacttgaaattttttgctaaattaggttttaatttctttccaaaagaCTTTGAATATGGAAAGAAATTCCAGATCGTACCTTCATCATAAAAAACCATATCACATGAGAGcagtcatcaacaaatgtaacaaaatactAAATCTTGTTTGAGAGTGAACCAATTCAAAAGACCCAACGCTCGTTTATCAACTTGAGGTACAAGAGACACATGATGATGTTTACAAAGTTGACATGCTTCACAAGGAAAGGGAGACACATTTTCAAGATTCCTAACTTGACATTtcaaaagggaaagagagaggtAACCAAGGCAACAGTGTTATTCATAAGCAGATGATGAGGATGTGAGGGCTCGAGTGGCTAACTGTTTAACATTAAGATATTATAGACCACCAGCTTCATGCCCTATACCAATTTTTGTTCCCCATCTTGAGATCCTAAAAGATACATGAAGATGGATAAAAGGCCACTGAACATTGAAGATTTTGAATAATCTTACTAATAGACAGCAAACTAAAGGGAAAACTAAGAGCATATAGAACAAATGACAAGGATATAGAGTCAGTGATCTTGGTGGATCCAATGCCTGTAACTTTAGCAAAAGAACCATTAGCAAGAGCAACACTCTTTCGAGATGTCACAATATCTAACTTAAATAAGGCATAAGACAAACCGAATAAATGTTCATTAGCTCCTAAATCGATGATCTATAGATCTTGAGTGGATAAGACAAAACAAGTGGACATTATACTTGAATGGAAAATAGTAATCGAAGATGAAGTTCGTGCATGACCCAAAAGCTTATCACACTCATCCTTTGATATGGTAACCATATCTGGAGTAAAGTTGGAGCTCGTTGACGGTGACATATCATCTTGGCAAATGGCCTAATGAGCGAAcccagatggtctaccatgtaaATCCCATCAATAGTCCACCGGGGATTACTGTGACCACAATGAGTGCACTTGCAAGATTCATGTCTTCGAGAGCGATTACCTTTGGCATCATGTCCCCCAAGTGCACTTTTACCATCTCAGTCTTCACACCCACCGGGAGCAACATAGGAGTCAATCAAAGTAGATCTCTCACTAATCTAATCAACAGATTTTGACCACAGCATATAGTTCCATTCAATTTCACCACATTCATAGGCATACAGTTTGGTGCAAGAGACTATGACTCAAATTTAGTTGCCATGGACGTAgaaaaatgtcacatttcaacTTGGAGACAAAAAATTCACATAGAATATGAAATATGGATGAAAAAATGAGGAATACAATCTGTAAAACTAGAAACCCAGCTCAAGTACCCAAAAAATCAACCTGAGTAACCAAATGTTGGCACTGTATCGGTCCAAATCAGTCTGTATCGATCGAAACAGGCATGTATCGGCTCAGAACCGGCCTTTATCAGGTCTATATCGGCATGTATTAGCTCTAAATCAGCCAGTATCATATCGGAACCAGTATCAGCCTATCCCTGTCCTTAAACATGGATTAGGTTATCCTAAACGAGAATAAGTAGTTTGGGTATTACGTTATCCACATTACCAAATAGATATTATTCCGGAAAGGAACAAGCCCTTACTCTAAGTTGTGGTTATATGCACTTGAGGATTGGATAGCTTATACATGCAACCAAACACTACAAGGCTTCAACGTTGCCAACGACTGAGAGCCCTTTCGGCGGCCAATGAAAACAAGTAACTCGCCAGGATCAACAAACCTCACTTAGTCAAGCATTATTTAGTTCCCAACACATACTTTATTTGGATCTGGAcactaaaaaaattttgttttaatttcagttatttaaaatttactCTTGATATTGTGCCTTAATAAAGCATTCAGTTGTCTTGAAGTAAAGTTTATGGATAACTCATCACCTGCCGTTATGTAATGTTATGATGTGGTATTCCTGCCCTACACGAAGGGGTGTTACGTACATAGAGTCGCTGCTCAATTTGTAACCTAAATTATAGCGTTTCAGTATATGCACTATATCATAAACTGAGCATCATAAAAGAACATCGTAGACAACGAACCAAAGTTGGAAAGAGAAATATGCATCTAAACATTAGAAATCCTAACACTTACGTAAGATTCACCGTTGTGCAAAAACGATGCCATCTTCCTCACGGAATCATCACCATCTTTGAAGAGAAATGGCGACCCATTCCCAACCACCACTTCAACATCCTTCCTAGAAAGCAACCTGCACATCCAAAAATGGAGATGTGGTATGCCgtaagacaaaaataaagaaactggATTAGAGGTTAGAACACGAACCCCAAAAGGTTCGCCCTATCTCTAGCGAACGCCAAGCAGGCACTCGCGGCGCGCACGAACTCATCCGGTAAATCAGCGGACGCAACGAACTCAACCTCGTAGCCAATATCATGAGCCGATACGTCACCGGATCCGGGGCGATAATTAATGTTGTCGTTACGAAAGTAGCCGGCGAGAGAGAGGGTCTGGAGGAAGGCTGACCACTCGGGCCAGGGATGCGAGTCTCGATTAGAAGAGCGTAGAAAGGGGTCGTCAGGGAGGGCGGATGAGGAGCGGATGTGGAGCTGCCGGTGCGACTGGGAAGCTTTGACCgcaggagagggagagggagagacgaCGAGATGGTGGAGGTGGTGAGAAGAGAGGGAAGA
This sequence is a window from Carya illinoinensis cultivar Pawnee chromosome 9, C.illinoinensisPawnee_v1, whole genome shotgun sequence. Protein-coding genes within it:
- the LOC122275693 gene encoding zinc finger protein VAR3, chloroplastic, whose translation is MGGATRLLVLLNTTSPFPFLLHQHRRRCPSLLRLSRRHKLLSSSLSSHHLHHLVVSPSPSPAVKASQSHRQLHIRSSSALPDDPFLRSSNRDSHPWPEWSAFLQTLSLAGYFRNDNINYRPGSGDVSAHDIGYEVEFVASADLPDEFVRAASACLAFARDRANLLGLLSRKDVEVVVGNGSPFLFKDGDDSVRKMASFLHNGESYVSDSNKALTVDLMKFILSYVSNGSVSSEKSNCDRETVEISVRNLLSEFAKLSYSSSQSNTVGSHQKHSPERSGQTPSHVGQTVEMKRGDWICPRCSFMNFARNMKCLECEETRPKRQLTGGEWECPQCDFFNYGRNSVCLRCDCKRTGEILVGSAHSISGVGYGNGTNTNKADIDSRLAANEEKAKRWFSKVSQLDSSSDMSSAIADEDFPEIMPLRKGVNRFVVSTRKTPLERRLANAKYQRNLGSDDSPEGNDSRSVGPNSTISQGLDKILGHTPVVSESNNKNITAGHNPGSDGLRPSSSQYAPPGGSNSNYVPFVPLPADMFAQPENAIPQGSEKPLRDYQKSLASNTLEWTSNASGSNESDKSGGSLQQSQNPMSQIENKNKEKQEAEKSVRWFKRVAELHNVTDLSSAISDEDFPEIMPMRKGENRFVVNKKKDRSLTSPAYKRRMAMEQASSTNFVPFVPFPSDYFAKKDKPQPEGTDSSKEGAEVSSASAMPKDKRLPDGTVSSNEAAEETSASAMPKNHLEKSYDARPNVLHGNNIEERGNQNISIEILSEKPAAENLTETYVRSGYPRNENTNDTPNFTSSPQQSENENIRERWMGKSLEGSAVKEPDPLDMSEEAKAERWFRRVAQIKDISELSQIPDEDFPSIMPMRKGVNRFVVSKRKTPLERRLTSSQYRRNLPIVSTDPVKENDDGS